Sequence from the Mycobacterium florentinum genome:
CGAGGTTTCTTTGAGCGCCACTGTTATCGCCGTGGGGAACTGCTCGACGTGCTGCACGCCTTCCGGGCCGTTGGCGTCTCCCTCGTGGGTCACGATGATGCGGGCGGCCTTGCCGTCGGGCGACATCAGTAGCTGCATGCCGGTTTTGACGTCCTCGTTGTCGAAACCCTCGTGCGGAATATAGAAGAAGTCGTCGCTGCGGGCCTGGTCGAAGTCGAGTCCCACATTGATCTGGTCATCGAACGTCTGGTCGGTCTGCGTAGACTGCAGCGACGACTGACCGTAGGTGCTGACCAAAAGGCTGGCCAACGCCTCGGAGTCGTCGGCGGTGAGTTTCAGCTGCGTGATGATTTGCGGCAGGGTCTTATCGATGACTTCCAGAGACGTGACGGCGTCCTTGATGTCGTCCGCCAGCTTGTCGAGCCCGTCGACTGCCTCGAACAGCGATCTGAACGCGTAGCAAACGGGAATGTCGAAACAGTGCTTCTCCCAATAGAAATAGCTGCGTATCGGTCGGAAGAAGTCTTCGAGGTTCGAAAGTTCTGACCTCAGGTCGTTGCTGACCTGTTGCACGTCCTGCAGGGTGAGAACCGTCTTGTGCAACTCATCCGACATCGTTTGGAAGAAGCCGATTTCTTTGCGCAAGACCGCGACGGTGTGCATGGTGATCTGCGCCTGCTCGTCGGTATTGGCGTTTTGCTGCTTGGTGAACGGGAGCTGTTGGCCGCTCCCGCTGCCTTGCGTGGTGAACAAGTACGGGATGGTGGCGTGTTCCAACGCTCGGCCCATCGGCCTGGTGATGCTTTGCACCATCGCGACGCCGGGAAGGCGTTCGAGCGCCTTGGCCGCGCGGTCCAACGAGATGAAGTCGCCCGAGTTTCGCAGGTCATGATCCGACTCGATCATCAGCATCTCGGAAAAGAGCTTGCTCTTCGGAAAGTGCCGATCCGCCGCCTGGAAACCAAGATTGGCGGGAGAATTGTGCGGCTGGTACTGACGGTCGTCGTAGTTCTGCCGGTACGTCGGGACGAAGATCGCCCCGAGCATGACGGCGGCGGTACTGGCCGCCAGAATCGGCACCGGCCACCGGACCACGCTCGTCCCGATCCGCCGATAAAGATGCGCCTTGGCTTTGCTTTTCGGGTCGAAGAGCCCGAATAGGCTGCCCACGGTCAAGAAGGCCGGGCCGAGCGTCAGCGCTGCCGCGATCGTGAACAGCATGCTGATCGCGACAGCCGGCCCCATGGTGTGGAAGTAGTTGAGTCGCGCGAAAGTCAGGCAATAGCACGCCCCCGCGATCGTCAGCCCCGAGCCAAGGATGACGGGCGTGACGCTCTTGTACGCGGTGTAAAACGCTTCCTCCCGGCCTTCGCCGTCATGGCGCGCCTCGTGGTAGCGGCCCATCAAGAAGATGCCGTAGTCCGTCCCCGCTCCCAGGGTCAGCGCGACGACGATGTTCACGGCGAATGACGAAAGCTCGATGTACCCAAGATGTCCGAGGGTTGCGATAACCCCCTTCGCGACGAGCATCTCGAACAGAACTCCGGCCAACGGCACGAACAGGGTGACGGGGGAGCGATACACCAGCAGCAACATCCCGATGATGAGAAAGATCGTCACGATCGTGATGTCGTTCAAGCTTGAATTCGCGATAGCCACCGTGTCCGAGGCGAGCGGCGCCGCGCCGCTGACGTAAACTTTGAGACCGGGCGGTGGCGTGTCCTTCGCGACGATATCCCGAACGGCCGCAACGGATTCGTTCGCTTGCATTTGGCCGATATCGCCGGCGAGGCGTAACAGCACGTATGCGCATTTGCCGTCGAGGCTCTGTGCTCCGGCCGCGGTGATCGGCTTGCCCCACAGATCCATCGCGTACTGCACATGCTTGGCGTCCTGCTTGAACCGGCGCACCAAATCGTCGTAGTACTGATGATCCGTGTCGCCCAGCGGCCGATTCGCTTCCAGCACAATCATGGCCAAGCTGGTCGAATTCGACTCGTGGAACTTCGCACCGATGGACAACAACGCCCGCTGCGACGGCGCGTAGTGCGGGACCACCGGCCCCGCGAGCTCTTCGGCGACCCTCTCCACCTGCGGCATAAAGGTGTTCGTCGACACGGCCAGCAGGCCCCAAAAGGCGATGATCGGTATCGCGAAGACGCGGACCATTCTTGGGACGATGGGTCGTTTCGCCGGACGCTCCGACCGGTGCTCGCTCATGCGGATTTCACCAGGCAGAAGACGTGTGCGTCCTGATGATCATCGGACTGTTCAGCGCGGACAACGCCATTAACCCTTAGCCGGCAGCCGATTTGACCACCCCGAACCTGCGCCGAGATGCTGCCGGACACCACGGTGAGGGTGGTCGACTCCGTGTGCGACCACGGCAACGCCGTGATATCAACCCGATGCGGATGTCCGTTGACGTCCACCCAGACGAGCATCCCGCCCTGCCCGACCGAGCCGAACAACTCATACGTGACCCGTTTGATACTGAACTCCGGCGGTGCTGCCGGCTGATTGACGGTGATGACGGGCGGGGGATCGGAGAATTGGTGCACCTTCCACATCGCTACCCCGCCCACGGCGAGCACCACGACGGCAACCAAAGGCATCCAGCCTCGTGCCAAGACGGTCCTGCCGACCGACCGAGGGCTCACCCGATCACCCTTTCGAACGTCGCCCCCGCACCCTGCGCTCTCATCCCACCCCACCTGTGGCCTGAATAGTAGACGGTCATGTACTCAATGAGATGGACTGACCGTACAGGATGACTACGGACGTTTCCATCTACCGGGGCCCACGGCAACACCCACGAGCTGCACCGGGAATCCGCGAAAGCGCCGCCATTACGAATGGGCGTGAACGTGCCTTTTGCTGCCGATCACGTTGCCGACGGAAAATGGCACGTCAGAACGGTATGGACTACGTTATGCGCGTTGCGTCACGACATTTTCCGCAGACGCCTTTTCAACCCGGCGCTGCGCAGAATCTGAGTCGTGAAGTTCAGGGAGGCGAGCATGGGAAACACCCCGAGGAAGGTCCGCTCGGAGGGTGTCGCTCCATGCAAGTGGTAAAGGCTCCCAAAGACGTAAAAGCAACCGAGCATGAATAGAGCGCCGGGAATGCAGAACGCCATCGCCGAGCTACGGACCGCGACGATCTGCCTCGCGTAGTCCAGTTCGTTCTTCGACAGCGGTTCGCGTTTGCGCACCTTCACGGTGACCGTTCTGGCGATTCCAATTTCGTCGCTGATCGGAGTGGGAGCGCGGTCGCCCAGGCGTTTGACGTATACGGCAGCACCGGTGGCGAACACCAGGGCCAGCACCAGGGCGACCACGGTCAGCAGTCCATATAGCCCCTGTGCCATCACTTGCTCCTTCGCTCCGCCCGTTGTGGACGCTACCGATCACTAGCTTAGGCCCGAGCCGGTGTCGAGGGAATCCCGCTGTCAGCGTTCGGTCAGGAGCGGGTAACGGTTGGGGCTCGTTTCGGTGATGGCGCCGCACGTCGGGCGCTGCCGCGGATCGTGGGGTTTAACAATGCCGGACATGACGCAATCGCGGGAGTCCGACGATGGCGCGTGAGATCTCGCGGCAGACGTTTCTGCGCGGTGCCGCTGGAGCGCTGGCGGCCGGCGCGGTGTTCGGCGCGGGCCGGCTCGGCTCCGCCCCGGCTAAAGCCGCTCCGAATGCCACTGGCTGGGAAGGACTTTCGTCCGCGCTCGGCGGCAAGGTGCTGCTCCCGGACAGCCCGCAATTCGGCTCGGCCAAACAGGTTTTCAACACCAACTACAACGGCCTGACTCCGGCGGCGATCGTCACCCCGACCTCGGCGGCGGACGTGCAAAAGGCGATGGCCTTCGCCGCAGCCAATCACCTCAAGGTCGCACCCCGCAGTGGCGGGCACTCCTACATCGGGGCGTCGACGGCCAACGGCGCCATGGTGTTTGACCTGCGCCAGCTGCCCGGGGGAGCCAACTACGATGCCGCCACCGGGCAAGTCACGGTGACACCGGCGACGACTCTGTATTCGATGCACGAGACGCTGGCCGGCGCCGGCCGCGGAGTCCCGACGGGTACCTGCCCATCGGTGGGCGCCGCGGGCCACGCCCTGGGCGGCGGGATGGGGGCCGATTCGCGGCACGCCGGCCTGCTCTGCGACCAGTTGACCTCGGCGCAGGTGGTGCTCCCCGGTGGCCAGGCGGTCACCGCGTCCGCCAACAGCAACCCCGACCTGTTCTGGGCGCTGCGCGGCGGCGGGGGCGGCAACTTCGGGGTCACCACCTCGCTGACCTTCAACACGTTCCCCACCCGCGACCTCGACGCGGTGAACCTCGATTTCCCGGCGCAAGCGTTCGCGCAGGTGCTCGTCGGGTGGGCCAACTGGTTGCGCACCGCCGACCGCAACAGCTGGGCGCTGGCGGACAGCACCACCGACGGGTTCGGCACCCACTGCCGCATTCTCGCGACCTGCCCGGCCGGGTCGGGTCCGGCCGTGGCGAACGCCATCGTTGCCGCCGTCGGCATGCAACCGAGCGGGACCGACACCCATACGTTCAACCGCATGGACATGGTCAGATATCTGGCCGTCAACAACCTGAACCCGCAGCCGCTCGGCTACGTCGGCGGGTCGGACGTATTTCAGAGCCTCACCCCGGCAGCCGCGCAGGGAATTGCCGCCGCGGTCAACGCTTTTCCGCGCGGTGCGGGCCGGATGCTGGCCATCATGCACGCCCTGGACGGTGCGCTGGCCACCGTGGCTCCAGGTGCCACCGCGTATCCGTGGCGTCAGCAGGCCGCGCTGGTGCAGTGGTACGTCGAGACCGGCGACCCGGCCGCGGCGACCAACTGGCTCAACACCGCACACCAAGCGGTGCGCCCCTATTCGGTCGGCGGCTACGTCAACTACATCGAGGCCAACCAGCCGCCCGCGCGCTACTTCGGCCAGAACCTGTCCCGGCTGTCGTCGGTGCGACAGAAGTTCGATCCGGGCCGGGTCATGTTCTCCGGGCTGAACTACTAGCCGCTTCGCGTCGTTCGTCGTCTCGCGTTGAGTGTGCGCTCACGGCGTTGAGTGTGCGGCCAGGCCGCCGACACGCCGGGACGGCCCGCCGCCGGTGCACACCGAAAGCGGTGAGTGCACACGCGATGTGACATCAGCCGGCACCGTCCCGCGAACGGCCCGTCGTCGAGCTGGCGGGGCGGTCGGCGGGGAACGGCGTAAAAATCCTCCGCGGGCCGCGCTGTGTCCGGGATCACCTGGGCTCCTTAGAGGGGGCTTGGTAGCAACGGCCCAGGGAGAGAGGATAGGGTAACCAAAAAAATTAGGGCAGCCTGTGCTAATTCAGGGAGGTTTCGTGGTGCGTCCCCCCGCGGGCTCGGAGAACATCCGTGCGGAGGTAGCCGAACTGATCGGCATCGGTGTTGGCGCTGTTCAGCATGCTGACAACCTGACGTTTCAGTGCCGAGATTCCGTCGCAACGATGTCGCTGGCCGATCGGTCAGGGCTCGTAGCCGCAGGCTCCCTCGCTGCCATGGCACGACGGACGGTCGCCAGTAGCAATGTCGCCGGGGCATTCGGTGAGCGCAATGACATTCCGTGATCTGATCAGCATGCCGGCCACATTCCCGTCTTGGATCAAGCTGGTGCCCGGGCGCGGCGAGAGGTCGGCACTGGGCGCCACGGTGGTGTTTCCGCACGCCGGGGCCGCCGCCGCGAGCTACCGGGTGCTGGCCACCGCACTGGCCGCGGCCGGCGACACGTACATCGTGCAGTACCCGCAGCGCGCCGACCGGCTCGCCGAGCCTGCCCACGAGACCGTGCACGACCTTGTCCTCGGGCTCTTTGAGGCCGCGCCTTGGCGCAGCGTCGCACCGCTGCGGTTGTTCGGGCACAGCATGGGCGCCGTCGTCGCGTTCGAGTTTGCTCGGGTTGCCGAGGAGCGCGACGTCGCCGTGCAGAAGCTGTGGGCTTCCGCGGGTCCGCCGCCGTGCGTCGTCGCCGAGATGCC
This genomic interval carries:
- a CDS encoding MMPL/RND family transporter translates to MSEHRSERPAKRPIVPRMVRVFAIPIIAFWGLLAVSTNTFMPQVERVAEELAGPVVPHYAPSQRALLSIGAKFHESNSTSLAMIVLEANRPLGDTDHQYYDDLVRRFKQDAKHVQYAMDLWGKPITAAGAQSLDGKCAYVLLRLAGDIGQMQANESVAAVRDIVAKDTPPPGLKVYVSGAAPLASDTVAIANSSLNDITIVTIFLIIGMLLLVYRSPVTLFVPLAGVLFEMLVAKGVIATLGHLGYIELSSFAVNIVVALTLGAGTDYGIFLMGRYHEARHDGEGREEAFYTAYKSVTPVILGSGLTIAGACYCLTFARLNYFHTMGPAVAISMLFTIAAALTLGPAFLTVGSLFGLFDPKSKAKAHLYRRIGTSVVRWPVPILAASTAAVMLGAIFVPTYRQNYDDRQYQPHNSPANLGFQAADRHFPKSKLFSEMLMIESDHDLRNSGDFISLDRAAKALERLPGVAMVQSITRPMGRALEHATIPYLFTTQGSGSGQQLPFTKQQNANTDEQAQITMHTVAVLRKEIGFFQTMSDELHKTVLTLQDVQQVSNDLRSELSNLEDFFRPIRSYFYWEKHCFDIPVCYAFRSLFEAVDGLDKLADDIKDAVTSLEVIDKTLPQIITQLKLTADDSEALASLLVSTYGQSSLQSTQTDQTFDDQINVGLDFDQARSDDFFYIPHEGFDNEDVKTGMQLLMSPDGKAARIIVTHEGDANGPEGVQHVEQFPTAITVALKETSLAGSKVYIGGSGATNKDIKQYAASDLLIVAIAAFVLIFLIMLFLTRSLMAALVIPLTVAFSYAGAFGLSILVWQHLIGLPLHWLILPLTFIILVAVGSDYNLLLILRVKEELHAGIHTGLIRALGSTGGVVTSAGLVFAFTMLAMLTSDLRTIGQVGSTVCIGLLLDTLIVRSFVVPCILRILGPWFWWPTLVRTRPLPQPQPA
- a CDS encoding thioesterase II family protein, with product MTFRDLISMPATFPSWIKLVPGRGERSALGATVVFPHAGAAAASYRVLATALAAAGDTYIVQYPQRADRLAEPAHETVHDLVLGLFEAAPWRSVAPLRLFGHSMGAVVAFEFARVAEERDVAVQKLWASAGPPPCVVAEMPELPTSDGEVLAELADLGGTDPELLADEEFSELLTTAMRADYQAFNRYHPSPDTRIGIDIHVLGGRDDHRIAIDVLRRWDRHTAGSFELSLYDGGHFYVYDHVDAIAAQVNANV
- a CDS encoding FAD-dependent oxidoreductase codes for the protein MAREISRQTFLRGAAGALAAGAVFGAGRLGSAPAKAAPNATGWEGLSSALGGKVLLPDSPQFGSAKQVFNTNYNGLTPAAIVTPTSAADVQKAMAFAAANHLKVAPRSGGHSYIGASTANGAMVFDLRQLPGGANYDAATGQVTVTPATTLYSMHETLAGAGRGVPTGTCPSVGAAGHALGGGMGADSRHAGLLCDQLTSAQVVLPGGQAVTASANSNPDLFWALRGGGGGNFGVTTSLTFNTFPTRDLDAVNLDFPAQAFAQVLVGWANWLRTADRNSWALADSTTDGFGTHCRILATCPAGSGPAVANAIVAAVGMQPSGTDTHTFNRMDMVRYLAVNNLNPQPLGYVGGSDVFQSLTPAAAQGIAAAVNAFPRGAGRMLAIMHALDGALATVAPGATAYPWRQQAALVQWYVETGDPAAATNWLNTAHQAVRPYSVGGYVNYIEANQPPARYFGQNLSRLSSVRQKFDPGRVMFSGLNY
- a CDS encoding MmpS family transport accessory protein; its protein translation is MPLVAVVVLAVGGVAMWKVHQFSDPPPVITVNQPAAPPEFSIKRVTYELFGSVGQGGMLVWVDVNGHPHRVDITALPWSHTESTTLTVVSGSISAQVRGGQIGCRLRVNGVVRAEQSDDHQDAHVFCLVKSA